GATCCAAATTTTCATCTTTGCATTTTTCGGGCTTTTAACGGCATTGATACACCATAATTAAATATGTTACAGCAACAATTGAGGGGTACCGGCGTGGCGCTGGTTACGCCCTTCACCACACAGGGAGCGATTGATTGGAATAGCCTGGAAAGGTTGATCGATCACGTGATCAGCGGTGGTGTAAATTATGTGGTGACCCTGGGTACCACCGGCGAAACGCCAACTTTGTCTTCCGACGAGAAGCTGGACCTGATAAAGTTTACGTTCGAAAAGGTGGCGAAGCGGGTGCCTGTTGTTGTTGGCATTGGCGATTACAGTACGCAGGATGTTGTAAGCCGGCTGGAAAAATGCCCGCTGGATGAAGCTGCTGCGGTGCTGAGCGTAGCGCCTTATTACAGCAAACCCACGCAGGAAGGCATTTTTCAGCATTATAAAGCCATTGCGGCAGCGTCTCCGAAACCCATCATACTGTACAATGTACCGGCCCGCACCGGCCGTAATATGACCGCGGATACCACCCTGCGCATTGCCAGGGAAGTGGAGAACGTGATCGCCATGAAAGAAGCGTCCGGGGATATGCTGCAATGCATGCAGATCATCCGCGACAAACCCGAGGGTTTCCTTGTGATCAGCGGCGATGACGGCGTAGCCATGCCTCAGCTGGCCTGTGGTATGGATGGCGTGATCTCCGTAGCGGCCAACTACTTTGCAAAAGATTTTTCCGGCATGGTAACGGCCTCGCTGAAAGGGGATTTTGAGACGGCCCGCAATCTGCATTATAAAATGCTGGAAGGCTTTGATCTGATGTTCGCGGAGAACAATCCCGCGGGTATAAAGGCATTCCTGCACTACAACGGGATCGTGGAAAACGTTTTCCGCCTGCCTGTGGTACCGGTGACTGACGGGTTATACGAAAAGATAGCGATTTACCTGAAGGGGTATTGATAATACTGGAATGAGCGTTTGAAAGGCTGCACCGGAGACGATGCAGCCTTTTTTAGTTCTATAGGTTGATAATTAAGTCTTTAGTGATGAGGTTCCCTTCACCTCCTGGTCAGCCCCTTAAAACGCAAACCCCACCGTGAAACCCAGGCCCCGCACCCCCAGGAAAGGCATGCTTACGTCCGCCCGGACGCCGTCTTCACGCACCGTTGCCGTGATATTTTTCCGGTCCCCGATCTCGATCAGCGACTCCAGTT
This genomic stretch from Chitinophaga sp. XS-30 harbors:
- the dapA gene encoding 4-hydroxy-tetrahydrodipicolinate synthase; the encoded protein is MLQQQLRGTGVALVTPFTTQGAIDWNSLERLIDHVISGGVNYVVTLGTTGETPTLSSDEKLDLIKFTFEKVAKRVPVVVGIGDYSTQDVVSRLEKCPLDEAAAVLSVAPYYSKPTQEGIFQHYKAIAAASPKPIILYNVPARTGRNMTADTTLRIAREVENVIAMKEASGDMLQCMQIIRDKPEGFLVISGDDGVAMPQLACGMDGVISVAANYFAKDFSGMVTASLKGDFETARNLHYKMLEGFDLMFAENNPAGIKAFLHYNGIVENVFRLPVVPVTDGLYEKIAIYLKGY